CTACAAGATGTGGCGCATCGCGCCCGACGGCACCATGCGCCCGCTGCTCGACCTGGAGGGCGTAGCCGAACCGTACAACGCGCCGCGCCAGAGCCTCCCGCCCACCTACTGGCAGACGGGACACATTGACGCCATCCGCGCCCGCACCCTTTTGGAAAAGGGCTCCATGAGTGGCCAGGTGATTTTGCCTTTGGTGCTGGACCCGGCCTACACGGTGGATCTGGATACCCCGTTGGACTGGCTGCGGGCTGAGAGCCTGGTGCGGACCTTAGGGTTGTCCATGGTCTGGCCGGGAAAGCCCAAACGCCCCTGGCCCCGGCAGGTGCGCTTGCTGGTGCTGGACTTTGACGGCACGCTGACCGACAACCGCGTATGGGTGGACGAGACCGGCCGAGAGATGGTAGCCGCCCATCGGGGAGATGGCATGGGCATCGCGTTGATCCGCCGGGCCGGGGTAGAGGTGGTCATCCTCTCCACGGAGCGCAATCCGGTGGTGGCGGCGCGGGCGCGCAAACTGGGCGTGCCCGTCTTCCAGGGCGTGGAGGATAAGCCTACGGTGTTGCGCCGTTTGTTGGCCGAGCGCGGGGTGCCCGCCGAGCAGGTGGTTTATGTGGGCAATGATGTAAACGATGTGCCTTGTTTCCCGCTGGTAGGCTTTGCCGCGGTGCCCGCCGATGCTCATCTAAAGGCCAAACGCGCCGCCGATGAGGTGCTCCGTCAACGGGGTGGGCGTGGCGCCGTGCGGGAGATCTGCGACCGCATCCTGCAACAAAAGGAGCAGCCCGGGGGGTAAATCGTCCCTGGTCGTTGGTGCAAGAATGGGGTACAATTCCAACCCCTGGGATCGGTCTGGGTGCCGGTTCAGGGGTTGTTTATGTTTTGTTTTCTTTGGAGGTGATGTATGGCTGGGGAAGTGAAAATCGGTGATCGTCTGGTAGGCGATGGTCACCCCACCTATATCGTGGCCGAGATTGGCATCAACCACAACGGCAGTGTGGACATCGCCAAGTTGCTCATTGATGCGGCCATCAAAGCCGGAGTGGACGCGGTCAAGTTCCAGAAGCGCACTCCGGAGATTTGCACCCCGCGGGAGCAATGGGACAAGATGCGCGAGACGCCCTGGGGCTACATTCGCTACATCGATTATCGCCACAAAGTGGAGTTCGGCCAGGACGAATATCAGGAGATTGACCGTTATTGCAAGGAAAAGGGTATTACCTGGTTCGCCTCGGTGTGGGATACGCCCTCGGTGGATTTCCTGGAGCAGTTCGATCCGGTGGCGTACAAGATCCCCTCGGCGGCGCTGACGGACCATGAACTCTTGCGGCATGTGCGGGCCACGGGGCGCTTGGTGATTCTTTCCACCGGTATGTCCACCATGGAGCAGATTCGCGAGGCTGTGAAGGTGTTGGGCACCGAGAACCTGGTCCTGATGCACGCCACCAGCACTTACCCCTGCGAGCCGGATGAACTCAACCTGCGCATGATTCAGACCCTGAAGGAGGAGTTCCCCGAGGTGCCTATCGGATATTCAGGCCATGAGGTGGGGCTAGTGACCACCGCCGTGGCTGTGGCTCTGGGCGCTTGCATGGTGGAGCGGCACATCACCCTGGACCGGGCCATGTGGGGCAGTGATCAGGCGGCTTCAGTGGAACCAGGGGGCTTCCAGAAACTGGTCAAGTACATCCGGGTCACCGAGCGCGCCTTGGGCGACGGCGTAAAGCGAGTGTATGACTCCGAGATCCCGGCGATGAAGAAGTTGCGGCGGGTAGGGCTGCCGTAGGGTGTGCGATGAGCGTAGGTGAAGCGCTACGTGGCAAAGCAGTTGGAGCCGTAGCGCGGGCACGGCTGGCACGGCTGGCGCAGGCGGTGGTCAGGCAGGCGCCGCAGCCCCATGGCGCTCCTGTGGTGTTCTTCAACGCCTCCACGCGCCTTTGGGGCCTGAGCCAAAATGCGGCTTTTCAATGGCTGACGGCCTGGAGCCTGCGCTTGCAAGGCGTGCCGGTGGTGCAGTTCGTTTGCCAGGCTGGGATGCCGCGTTGTGTGTTGGGCACAGACCCCGACCGTCTCCATCAGCCGCCACCGTGCGACTTGTGTCAGGCCTGGTCGCGACGTCTTTATCGCGGCCTGCCGGTACGGGGCTTCGCCTACACCCCCGATGCGGACCTGGATGTGGCGCTGGAGGCGCAATCCGTCACCGCGTTGGAGACCTTTGTCCATCGCGGCGTGCCTTTGGGGGCGTTGACCCTGCCTTCGGTGCGCTGGCGGCTGCGCCGCCACAATCTACACGATGACGAAGCGACCCGTGCGCTGTACCGGGATTTCATCCGCGGGGCCTGGCAGGTGGCCCGTGCTTTCGGTGTTTTGCTGGATGAGGTGCAGCCCCAGGCGGTGGTTGTATTCAACGGCCAGTTCTTCCCCGAGGCCACGGCGCGCTGGGTGGCGCAGCAGCGCGGTGTGCGGGTGATCACCCATGAAGTGGGTTTACGCCCGCTGACCGCTTTCTTCACCGAGGGCGAGGCCACGGCTTATCCCATCTACATCCCCGAAGATTTCGACCTTACCCCCGAACAAAACACCCGTCTGGATGCCTATCTCAGCCGTCGTTTCCAGGGCGACTTCACCATGGCCGGGATTCGGTTTTGGCCCGAAATGCGCGGTCTGGATGCGGCCTTTTTGGAACGCGCCGCTCGCTTTCGGGGCATCGTCCCGGTGTTCACCAATGTTGTCTTTGACACCAGCCAGCCCCATGCGAATACGCTGTTTCCCCACATGTTCGCCTGGCTGGATGCCCTCCTCGACCTCATCCGCGTCCATCCCGACATCCTTTTCGTCATTCGCGCGCATCCCGATGAAATGCGCCCCGGCAAGGCGGCGCGCGAAAGCGTGCGCGACTGGGTGGAGTCGCGCGCTGTGCAGTCGCTACCCAACGTACACTTTGTGGACGCCCAGGAGTACCTCAGTTCGTATGATCTCATCCGCCGGGCCAAGTTTGTCATGGTGTACAACTCCACCATCGGGCTGGAGGCTACCCTGTTAGGGAAGGCGGTGGTCAGCGCCGGCCGGGCGCGTTACACGCAATACCCCACGGTGTACTACCCCGCTTCGGTGATGGCTTATCTGGATCTTGTTGAGCGATTCTTGAACGCCCCTGGGGAGATCCCCGCCCCGGGGGGGCATCGCCGCCATGCCCGCCGGTTTTTATATTACCAACTCTACAAAGTGTCCCTGCCTTTTGAGGCGTTTCTGGAACCCTATCCCCGGCAGCAGGGATATGTCCGGTTGAAGTCCTTTCCCGTGGAACACCTGCTCCCCGAGTATTCGGAAACGATGCGTGTGCTGCGGGAGGGGGTGTTGTCAGGCGCGCCGTTTGTTTTACCCGAATAAGGCTTATGGAGGGAAGGATGTCCCCTGGGCGACATCACGATCCATACGAGAAAGAAAGTCCACACCTGCTTGCCTTTTCCGTGCTCGTCGCTGGGGTGATGGCGTTGATCCTTGGCGTGCACAGCTATCTGGCCCTCACCCCGGCCAATTCTTTTTTGGACTGGTTTCATTTCGACGATGCTTTCTATTACTTCAAGACGGCTCAAAACATTGTAGCCGGGCGCGGAGTGACTTTTGACGGCACGGGGTCAACCAATGGCTTTCATCCTTTGTGGATGCTGCTGCTTTTGCCCCTCTTTGCGGTGAGCCGGGGCGACGGCATCCTGGCGTTGCGTTTAGTGCTGGTACTGGAAGGGCATTTTGCGCAATGGGTGTCTCGGGCGTACCCCCGACATAACGAGCATCTTCACCTTTACCTTTTTCAGGCGGAGTGGGTTGAAACACATACCGAGCCAGGGGCTGTGATCGGGGCCACAGGCTCGGGTGCTTTGGGATATTTTGTCCAGGGTCGTCAGGTGATCAATTTGGATGGGTTGATTGGCACCCCAGCTTATCTTCATGCATTGGAGGAGGGGCGAGGTGTGGCGTATTTGCAGGCCCGTGGGTTGCGTTATGTTGTTGGCGCTTTTTAGCTGACCAAGTTCAACCCTTATCGCGAGGTGTTTGCCAATCGCCTGGATACAGTTGCCAAGTATCGTTACGATGAAGTCGAAGTTTCATTGTTTCGCTTTTTTTCTGTGAGGTTGGCTATGAAGATCGTTGATTTATGGATGATTGTTGACGAACGATTGCGTTGGCTACGCTGGCGCTGGCGACGCCTTCAGGTGGCCAACCGTTGGGGAACGGAGGCGTTGGCCGGCGCACCGCGTTTGTTTGGTAATGCTATACCTAAGGCGGGGT
The sequence above is a segment of the Anaerolineae bacterium genome. Coding sequences within it:
- a CDS encoding N-acylneuraminate cytidylyltransferase is translated as MTEVLALIPARGGSKSIPRKNIKPFLGYPLLAYSIAAGLQAETVTRVVVSTDDEEIAAVAREYGAEVPFLRPAHLAQDATPDLPVFVHALQWLAEHEGFRPEVVVQLRPTTPVRPPGMVDEAVRLLLSRPEADSVRGVVPSGQNPYKMWRIAPDGTMRPLLDLEGVAEPYNAPRQSLPPTYWQTGHIDAIRARTLLEKGSMSGQVILPLVLDPAYTVDLDTPLDWLRAESLVRTLGLSMVWPGKPKRPWPRQVRLLVLDFDGTLTDNRVWVDETGREMVAAHRGDGMGIALIRRAGVEVVILSTERNPVVAARARKLGVPVFQGVEDKPTVLRRLLAERGVPAEQVVYVGNDVNDVPCFPLVGFAAVPADAHLKAKRAADEVLRQRGGRGAVREICDRILQQKEQPGG
- a CDS encoding N-acetylneuraminate synthase; the encoded protein is MAGEVKIGDRLVGDGHPTYIVAEIGINHNGSVDIAKLLIDAAIKAGVDAVKFQKRTPEICTPREQWDKMRETPWGYIRYIDYRHKVEFGQDEYQEIDRYCKEKGITWFASVWDTPSVDFLEQFDPVAYKIPSAALTDHELLRHVRATGRLVILSTGMSTMEQIREAVKVLGTENLVLMHATSTYPCEPDELNLRMIQTLKEEFPEVPIGYSGHEVGLVTTAVAVALGACMVERHITLDRAMWGSDQAASVEPGGFQKLVKYIRVTERALGDGVKRVYDSEIPAMKKLRRVGLP